acctcaccttgcgtgaattttggaaggagcatttcgatgttgtgatatgcatccaactcatcaaTCAGCTTGGCAGGatgttttgaggcgaaccttgaattcttcgtggaggaaactctggcctgatgccgtatccacctgagactttgagggattcgacatgggcgaagctggcgcagattcagaaacagttgatgatcctgaaactatttcgcaaccagatcttgacgagattgttgcactcggcaagtccatggggctggtcgtcgatgaggacaacatcaatgaccttctcgaggagcaccaagaggagcttacaacagatgacctgaaggagttggaggccatgcaacataacgtcgttcaagaagagttcactagcagcggcgaggaggaggaggatgaccctatgacaacgggagaaattaaggatgctctagctgcttttcataaagtgcaatcatttgtagaaaagagacaccccgaaaaggcttacacaggtcgtatgcttgcgcagttcagtgacgtttgcctgagtcgtttcaggaacactgtcaaaagtaggcagaagcaatcttccttggatagtttattttttaaaaaggcctttagtaggagtaaccaaaaaggaagatccaattgatactacgaaaaaacagaaagttgaaagaggtaagacaaaaaaaaatttaattttaagtaatttttgtaaagttaagtgttacggttttgttatgtgtttcgtaaagttagtttatgtttcctgacatttttaatgtgtttcgttaaattaagtgtacgtactacataacaaattttctgccgtttgtcctcctcctctgttgccactttcggagatagcctcactcaaaaggtaaggttccacattttactacataagtacatatgtacgtacagtatttcttgtataccatgtacaatAATTACACTtaatttacaggtacatattctaagttagtacgtattaagttaggtattcaATGGTCCAAatgtgtatttcattgtttattggtcaatttagctttattataaaatttactgtagggcttggaacgaattagggaatttgcatgtaaaatgtggttcagatacgaaagctcaggttacgaaggccactcgcaacggattaatttcgtatgtcgaggtaccactgtatttcatttcatgtgTTTGATAGGCTTGCCTTCTTCACCCATAAAGTACAAGTAATGTAAGAAGCCAGGATGCTACTACCATAGGCAGCAAAAACATAACTTCTGCTCTATTCCACACTGGCCTGGTCTATGCATAAAAACGCAAGAATTGTACCTTCATTTTTCTAACATATAATACGGCatattgttatatatagagtGGCAATCATAGAGAAATTAGATTCAGAGCAAAGACAAAGAACAACAAAAAATCTCAATGTTATTATCAATTTCAGTGGGTTCTAAGTTGCCATCCTTGATATGACTGGTACATCAGCCATCAACCTTTTCCTGCTTCTTGCTTCATCAACTTCATTTGCTTTCCATTATTCTATCATTCCATCTACACATCAAATCTAATGCACCCTATGGACTTTCCAGGTATTATTCATTGTATTCTCCTTGACAAAAACTGACAACCATCCAACTCTATCCCCTTCAAGGGTTAACACTTGTAGCATGCCTTGTGTGCTACACTGAAGACTATACTATAGGTTCTTTGCACTGTACCTTCGGCCCCAGCTGCATTGCTTCAGCAGCACTGCTTTTTGTCtcttacttttcattcatttcctttggCTTCTCACCTGCCCATCCAACTAGTATTATCTTAGTGATGCtccattcttcactttttttttcagggcAAGCCTCTGGGTGAATCCCATGACACTCTAGAAATAATGCAAATCGGAGCAGTCCATCACCTTCTGGGTTAAAGCAAGCCAAAATATAGGAGCCTGAGTTCTGCAGCCTTAATTCGAGACATACCTACATCTTATCTATTGCTGTTATCTCAAATATAGTGGTGCCACCACTGAACGATATTGTGAGAGATAGGGATATACTTCACCTGCAAGCCATTCCTCACTAATTATAAGAACATGatctttttcttcaaaaattactAGTTGGTGGTCCATTCATACCAAAATGAGAAATGCCAGTGAGGCAATAATTTCTTATTTCATACTGTATACATTAACTTTGGAAAGTTGCACAgaccaaaatttaaaaagttgcTTCACATATTACTAACAATaatgacataaaaataaattataacacaAAACTCCCATAAACTGAATTCAGGTTCCTTACTGTTTCTGTTGTAACAACCTTGGTGGTTATGATCTTGGTGACAACTGTACCACCTTCATGCGATATGGTAGTAGTGCTGGAAACTTACAACATCTGTGGAGTCTTTACCGGGAATAACCCACTTTTGTAATGTCATACCACTTGCTGcaagctataaaaaataaaaattgcaacactttaatttaaaaaattcacgAAATTTGTATAACAATATATGGGATGTTTATAATACGTCAAATATACTACTTCTTGAACAAAAATTTCTAATGGGAACACTAAAATATTGGACTGCAAAGTGAACCAAGGAAAACACACCATTCTATGAAAAACCTGAACTCCACTGATAACACTCACTCTTTGTGTTTGGGCTTCTATGATACTGACAAGAATATCCATTCGATCTTGAATAGTTTCCAACTCTACAGAAATTTTTTCTTGAATGTCAGAATCTGATGCAAATGGACTTGCAACATTAGCACTGTGCTCTTGAAGGTGTTTCCTAGACAACGCTGGTTGTACTTCCAGCTCTGCttgtaataataaaacctatggtATTCAAGATATATGATTAGACAACTctgattaaaaataattattagtcCAAGCTGTACAATCCTTTTAAACAAAGACTATGAACAGTATTCAAAAGTTAAATAAGAAATGCATATTGTAACATAATGGATTCATTTATACTTCAACATAATGGGTTCATTTATACTTCAACACTATACCAACAATGGCACTATTTTAGTCTAGATCAACTATCAAAGAATTCTTGACAATAGTTGGTCTGTCTTCTGGAGCTCCCACTGGGACTAATGAGGTAACTCTTTTGAGAACAAGCATTGATTAGTTAtcaaaaaaattactatatattaccTGTACACAAGAAATTAAAAGTGTAagtaaaatgtaattaaatacaaaaaaggtATTTTCACACatgtaaattaaaagaaaattcacaACTGAAACAAACCGAAAATAGCTTATCCATACCTATAAAATTAATACATCATATGTACAGTATGTTCTTTTaagtagataataaataaaaataaagtatacgTACTTGGAATGATAATGATTAGGTAATTTAGtttacaagaaaaaacaaaacaaataatcatGTCAGAGACTTGGTGAAATTAGCAAGGTACACTGTATGCTACCTGGTGTACCTGTACGGGATATGAAAGTCACTGACTTCCATAACATAAATGTGAACACAAAAGAATTATAAGATTGGGAGATACTGCTTGGTTTACTAAATTtctataagaaagaaagaaataaatgatttccTCTCTTACCTGTAGCATACTAGCCTGTGCAGTATGTTGTTCTTGTTCTGTGGATGGATTGCTTTCAACCTGTCGAAGTAAAGTCTCCTTCTCATCCATCCACTGTCGCATTTTTACCATACCTTGATCCAGAGCTTTCCAATACACAGATAGGTtctgaaaaaatttcaaaatataagatACCAAATATTTTCTTGAGTATTGCTTGGCTCAAATCAGAAAAACTAAGAATTATAATTACTCAGGTGCATTACTGCATAAATTCCAAATGTGTTATGATAATTCTACAAATCTTTCTTGATTAAATAACTCAATTGTTATAATTTTCTTCAAACAGAGAATGAGATAGAGGTCATATCTCACTTCTCTGAAGAGCTAGAAAATTATGTTGGTAAATTCTTAATTTGACAATCCTTTGTTCTATCATCTCAACCAAATAAGTCCTTATGTGACCAAAATCTAATAATTAGctgtgtaaaaatatattaatttgacaTACTAAAGTATATTACTATACTTTGCTCATCAAAAATATAATCAGTTTTAATTCAACTTTACTCACCTGCAGCATATTTCCATCGAGATTCTGTCCACTTGCATATATGTGCCCATCTTTCACCTAATGCATTTAATTCATCTTCCAAAGAAGAATATGCTGTAAgagaaaacaaattgtttttaaGGCAATCTCCTTAAAAccaataatgaaatattttaccaCTGAacctaaaaactaaaaactgtcttaaaaaaaagatgggtgtaataaatttgaaaaactgttcttgtttttcttgcaaataaacttaaaaagccTCTACAGTTGAAGGTGTACTGCCAGAGATAATAATGTATGCTGCATCTTCTACTGGGGGCCCCTCCaacattcactaaaaaaaaatatacaaagtcACATTCCTATAGAATGAACAATTGTGAATGCCTGCGAtatcttttgatatatattttatcttctcATCTAAACAGTGAAAATAACAATACGTATTGTGTATTTACACACACGTTCTTAGTTTACACTGTGTGACATAAAAGGTGGAAGATGGGGGAAATCACCAAATCCCTACCAACCTTACAttcaaaccaaaaaataaaatacggtATCTTCATTAGAACTACTGCAGATTTAGAGACAACTTTGCTCCAGAAATAGAATCCTTCCTTTTAATACATATTCCTGAGGATATTCACCAAAAACAAGCCAATGCTCAATACTATCTCCTGAGGAGTGCAAATGTTTTTCCTTCAATATGTATCAGTTAAACAGTATCACTTCCAACTATAAATGGTATGACTACATGATGCAATGGTTTATTTGATAAGAACAAGCTATGTTGATATTACCTGCATCTGAACTAGATTCAATCAACTACAACAAACCATGTTTGATAGGGAATTGATGTTAGACTGTTCCTTTTCCAAGTCTGTCTGAAGACTCTGATGAGCTGCTATTTGTTCTTCCAATGCTTCTAAAGTTGGTCCAACCTGCAAGAATGGGAAATCATGTTTGAACATAAGCACTGCAATAATAAAATGTGTACAAACAATACCTCTTCCCCTGAAACTGAACACAATGTTCAAAGAAACACTTAAATGagcataataaaaatcaaaacataataataaaaatgaattcaaagTTGAATACAGTTGTCTTTTAGTTAtgctagacaaaaaaaaaaaaaattattatagaaCTTGATCTAATCATGAATCCATCAAAAGCATCATGGACTTGATATCCAAAGCTGTCTTAAAACTTAGGAAAACCAGAGTTTTATTACTAGTAGGTATAACATTGCATTTCATTCTAGCTATATACTGTACCTGACTCATGTTTGCAATGCGGTCCTCTGTTTCAGTGAGCCACCGTTTTAAGCTGTCTAACTGATTCTGTTGCAGTGCCATAGTTTCTCATGAAGCCtgaggtaaataaaaaaacatgataataaaaactttatgaatatTCAAGCAAAACAGTAAATCACTCCAAAACTGTcactttataaagaaaaaaaccaaaatgaacaatatatgtactacatacttgGACTGACGATCCATTGCCTTGACTCTGAGTTCTTCCCAACGGGTGTTGAGAAGTTTCATCTGAACTCtgacttcctcttcctcttcctcttccattACACCTTCCCGTAACAATCTTGACCCTTCTCCTAAGACATCTCCAATGCCTCCTTGCTTAGAAGTTAGCTCAAGCATTAACTCCTTAAAAAGAATTACAGAATTCCAAAATTACACAATGCTTGAAACCATAATTGCTTATACTTTACAGAGAAAATCTTATCATTAGGGAGCATGAAAATATAACATTTCCAGGCATGTTGAGTTTTTATTGGGAATGGCTACAGTAAAATACGAACAAAATTTCATGAAAACTTCCACATCTACGAAAGAACTTCTCCAACATTTCACTGCAAAGGATTTTTAATAGGGCCTTTGGGATTATGAAAAGTGGAAAACCACCAAGACCAGGAATAGGAAGTAATTTTCTACAACAACCAGAGAACTGGTCACATATGAACAACCACAACACATGAGAGCTGATCAAGGTGAGGGACACACCATGAAGCTAGTGCAAAAAACATACCATGCACACATACATTAAATTAGATGAGAATTTCAATGGTAGAAGGAACTGCGAAATACCACCAAGTTAGTGATGTTTTCGAAGCTATAACAAGATCTAGAGCGGAAGTAATGGCATCTGTATAAgcagaatttgaaaaatatggttGTTCTTTACTTTCTGTGCTATCAATGGAGGATGCTACAAAGGAGAGCAAAAAGGGAGGACACCCTGAATTGCTACATACAGATGACCTAGAGTTAACTACAGTTCAGAGGAAAGggttttaaaagttttataaaagaCAGAAGAAAGGAATGGTGAGGAGAGGATTGAAAATCATGGCCAGCAAAACATGACTTTCAGCGAGCCATAGAAAGAGTAGTCAGGGAGCTATAGGAAagatgttgggggagggggggtgaacCTTATATTGTGTCAAATGTAATGGATGATAATGTCATAAGAGATGCTGTATACATGGAGTACAAATTTCAATGCTCAAAATGTATACAATATTTAAGGCCATGTTGGCACAAGAGAGAAGTACATCAGGTCTTTTAAAAAGGTAGAACATTTCTTTTACCTTGGGGACACACTCAGCTGCCATGCAAATATTGAGAGGGCagtaaaaagaaagatgaaaaacagCCTGAATGAAATGGAGATTGTTACATAACCATTAAACACAAATATCCCATTAGTAAAACAGAGGCCTATACTACTCTATGAAACACAGGCACATCAACAAAGAACATGTAGAGGCTGAAAAGATGCTGCTACAGAATGCTAAGATTCAAGGATACAGTACTATTGGAATATCACATTATGAATGAAGAAATTGAAGAAGGATATGTTGTTCAGATGCTGGAAAATAGACCAAAATCCAAGAGACTGATATGGTTTGAATATGTGATGAAAATGGATGAGGGACAATTAGTAAGAAAAGCCATAGCTAGGGAAGGAGCAAAGCAAAGACCAGTAAGCAGGTTCAAGTAATCACTGAAAATGGGCATAGATGAAGTTCTAGACCAAATAGGAATTTCTGTGgaaatttcataaaaagaaaactcACTATACATCTATCCCATAAtgagaaaatttaatgaaaaacattagTGACGATGAAAATTGTAGACATGTTGAATAGTCAGACTAAGGACAATAGTATGAATAACTAactgtatcaataaaaaaaaaaaactaacgaagGGCATATCTTTCTTTCCTAACAAACTAAAGGAGAGACATTTGAGCCTAATACACTCCTGAcaatacaaaaaaaggaaaactggtACCATGTTATGCAGATCTTGCTTCAAAAGAAAATTAGCCAACACATAAAAACATGTAAGAGGTTCCAACACGTGACACTTGATAAGGGAATACTCGTCTTTAAAAAGATGGACTTACCTCTAAATCATGAAACTGATCCTTTACTTCATCAGTTGACTCAGCAATTGGTGGCATAGCGGCTAGTCTGTCTTCAGCCCCTAGAAGCCAAGTCAAAACTTCTTCAAGAGTATGCTGGTACTCTCCTAGGCCAATACTGACATTTGATAGGGGTCTATTCTTTTTTGTACTCACGGAAAACATCATCACTACTTGCCTGCCaagcattaaaaataattgaaagacaATTCTATACGAACTCCAAAAATCTATGGATCAGTACATTATACACTGCAGTACAGCCAGTCCCCGATTATTGGTGATACGGTTTTATGGTACTTCTCTAGCTATGATGATAACTGGATTTTCAGCACCAATATGCACTGATCCTCAGTTAACAGCAGCACCAATCCACCAATTACCTGGGATCATCAGTATTAtcacaattttcagttattgtcaCACCTCAGGAAACAGACCCATCGATAAATGGGGACTGcctataaatatctattatatatatatatatatatatatatatatatatatatatatatatatatatattatataatatatatatacatatatatatatatatatatatatatatatatatatattatatataagatataatacatatatatatatatataagattaactatatatatatatatatatatatctattatatatatctatacatatatatatatatatatatagagatatatatatatatatatatatatatatatatatatatatatatatatatatatatatatatatatatatatagagatatatatatatatatatattatatatagataatataatatatatatatatatatatatatatattatatatagatatatatatatatactatatatatatatatattattatatatatatagatatatatttatatatatatatttattatatatatatatatatatatatattttatatatatatatatatatatatatatacagtatatatataatcttatatacagAGGACCCCATATTCGCAGGAGATGCATACCAGACGCCCCCCCATTAATAACTATAcctgattttttaaagttttatcatacaatgtgcatttaatcatgaattcatatgaaaattcagtaatttgaggatacttctcatagaaaaataccacaaatgcaCGAATTTCCCAAAAGATCCATAGACAAATCCAAGAATACGTGAGTCCATGAATCAGGAGTCCATGAATAGGGGGTTGAttgtatacaaataaaataaatattatatatctgtccATTATGCCCTTTGTGAATGTTGGGAGGTTCTGTTCACAGCTACAAGCCGATAACTGAAAATCGCTAACAATTTCTATAGTAATAAATGCTGTCTGCGATGTGGTAAGCGCCAATAAACCACTTATCAGCACCATTAATTACTTATCAGCAGATAAATCACTTATTGATTCCAATAAACTCCTTAGCAATGCCAAAAATCGCTTACCATCGCCGAAAAGCCAAATGCCATAATACCGAAACAAAAGTAACCGATGTCGCCGATAAGCGAGCACTGCCTgtatagtctgtgtgtgtgtgtgtatatatatatatatatatatatatatatatgtgtgtatatatatactatatatatatatatatatatatatagtataatatatatatatatatatatatatatatgcatatatatatatattatatatatatatatatatatatatatatatatatatatacatatagtatatatatatatatatatatatatatatatatatatatatatatatatatatatatatatatatatatatatatatatatatatatatatatatatatatatatatatatatatatatgtatatatatatatatacatatgtgtgtatatataatatatatatatatatataatatatatatattatatatatatatatatatatatatataataatatatatatgtatatatatatatatatatatatatatatatatatatatatatatatatatatatatatatatatatatacatatgtgtatgtatatatatatatatatatatatatatatatatatatatatatatatatatatatatatatatatatttatatatatataatatatatatatatatatatatatatatatataatatatatatatatatatagtatatatatatatatatatatatatatatgtatatatatatatatatatatatatatatatatatatatatatatatgtaatagtgtggcacagtgtcgttattccagaagacaataacttaataatacttaagaaaaaggcacgaaacggataataaggaagaaagggaaagggaaaggaataactaagataatgatttttcttagcgaaggattttgttactccaaacattaggcttttagccattagacatctggttttcatctccccaaaaagcctctgtccgtaccagcga
This is a stretch of genomic DNA from Macrobrachium nipponense isolate FS-2020 chromosome 46, ASM1510439v2, whole genome shotgun sequence. It encodes these proteins:
- the LOC135214882 gene encoding utrophin-like, whose protein sequence is MMFSVSTKKNRPLSNVSIGLGEYQHTLEEVLTWLLGAEDRLAAMPPIAESTDEVKDQFHDLEELMLELTSKQGGIGDVLGEGSRLLREGVMEEEEEEEVRVQMKLLNTRWEELRVKAMDRQSKLHEKLWHCNRIS